The sequence GCCATAGCCAAACACGCCGTGCTCCACGCGCTTCACCAGAGCCTCCCTTACTGCTGCAGGCGACTGGATCTCCATATCAGCAACCCAGAGGGGAAGCAGGTCCGCATCACCAAAAATTTCTTGAAGTGAGTCCCACTTTAATGTACCTGTTCCCCGTCGTTCCACACAATTTTCCCTACAGAACTTCTCAATGTCCATGAAAATACCATCCTTTTCGTAGTATAAGCAAGTTTTTGCAAAATATAGTTCACTAACTGAACTATATTATAAAATACTTAGTATATATTGTCAATATATTTTTAATACATTTTTAATAATTAGGGCAGTTTTCACATAAATTATTCACTTTTTATTTTTATGGTTTATTCACTTAACAATATTTCCTGCTTTGTTTGAAATAATATATTGAAGCCCTATACTATATATGGTACTATAACATGTACAAACATCATCAATTGGAACAGGAGCATTTATATGAGTCATATTTCAGATATAAACAGCGCATATCAAAAGTTGAATGCACGGGCAGATACCTTGTATGAATTTATCATCTTATATCACAATTACATCTATGCCCATCATACATATGAGAATGAAAACTTTAACATGATGGAGATACACACCCTTACCTACATTGACGACTCCCCCGGGATTACCGCCACTGAGCTGTCAAAGATATGGCACAAAAGCAAAAGTGCCATTTCCCAGGTCATCAAGAAGCTGGTTGACTCCGGATATATAGAAAAACGCTACAAAGAGAATAATGAAAAATCCGTATGCTTATACGTGACAGAAAAGGGGCAGAGACTTTCCTCGGTTCACAAAGCTTACGATGTAGCAGACATCACACAGACCACCTCCTATCTGATCGAACAGTGCGGTGAGTCAGACTTAGACGCCTTTTACCGGATTATTGAGAAGTATAATGAACTTCTGAAATCTGATTTGGAATCATAGGCATATCAACTGTCAATTATATAAGAACATCAAAAAAGCTGCAAGATCTATACCGAATGGTCAGATTAAGCAGCTTTTCTAATATGTTGCACTCTTTTTAGTATTTTAAACATCAAAAGGGGCCGTGTACGAAACTGCCGGTACCACGACCCCCTTTGACTATCCTATATAGTTGTTTTCCTTAATTGTTAAGTGCTGCCTGTGCTGCTGCCAGTTTAGCAATCGGCACACGGAATGGAGAACAGGATACATAATCCAGACCAATCTTATGGCAGAACTCTACGGAAGAAGGATCTCCGCCGTGCTCGCCGCAGATACCAATATGCATCTCCGGACGAACGCCCTTGCCTAACTTGATTGCTGTTTCCATAAGCTTGCCTACACCGGTCTGATCCAGTTTTGCAAATGGGTCATTCTCGAAGATCTTGGTGTCATAGTAAGCATTTAAGAACTTGCCTGCATCGTCACGGGAGAAGCCATAGGTCATCTGAGTTAAGTCATTGGTTCCGAAGCAGAAGAATTCAGCATCTTTGGCAATGTCATCAGCGGTCAGGCATGCTCTTGGGATCTCGATCATGGTACCTACTTCATATTTTAAGCTGCTACCTGCTGCAGCGATCTCTGCGTCAGCAGTTTCAACTACGATCTTCTTAACAAACTTTAATTCCTTCTCATCACAGATTAGCGGAATCATGATTTCCGGGCAAACGTTCCAGTCAGAATGTGCCTTCTGAACGTTGATGGCTGCACGGATCACTGCCTTTGTCTGCATCTTTGCGATCTCAGGATAGGTAACTGTCAGACGGCATCCACGATGTCCCATCATTGGGTTGAACTCGTGTAAGGAATCAATGATGCTCTTGATCTGAGCAACAGTCTTGCCCTGTGTATCAGCCAGTTTCTTAATGTCGTCTTCCTCTGTTGGAACGAACTCATGCAGAGGCGGATCTAAGAAACGGATGGTAACAGGATTACCTTCCAATGCTTCGTAAAGCTTTTCAAAGTCATCCTGCTGTACAGGAAGGATCTTTTCAAGAGCTGCTTCTCTTTCCCCAACGGTATCGGAGCAGATCATCTCGCGGAATGCGTCGATTCTGTCTCCTTCAAAGAACATATGCTCGGTACGGCAAAGGCCGATTCCTTCTGCGCCCAGTTCTCTTGCTTTTCTTGCATCAGCTGGTGTATCAGCATTGGTTCTTACTTTCAGCCTTCTGTACTTGTCTGCCCATGCCATGATTCTTCCGAATTCACCGATAATGGCTGCATCTACTGTCGGAATGATTCCGTCATAGATCTTTCCGGTAGATCCATCAAGGGATAAGAAGTCTCCTTCATGATATTCCTTGCCTGACAGGACGAATTTCTTGTTCTCTTCATCCATAATGATTTCGGAACAGCCGGATACACAGCATGTACCCATTCCACGTGCAACAACTGCTGCATGAGAAGTCATACCACCGCGTACGGTTAAGATACCCTGAGCGGCCTTCATTCCTTCAATATCCTCCGGAGAGGTCTCAAGACGAACCAGAACAACCTTCTCGCCTCTTTCATGCCATGCTTTTGCTTCGTCAGCTGTAAATACGATCTTACCGCATGCAGCTCCTGGAGATGCTGCCAGAGCCTTTCCAATCGGTTCTGTCTTCTTTAATGCATCTGTATCAAACTGAGGATGGAGTAAGGTATCCAAGTTTCTTGGATCGATCATCTTAACTGCCTTTTCCTCTGTAATCATGCCTTCATCAACCAGATCGCAAGCAATCTTTAAAGCAGCCTTAGCTGTTCTCTTGCCGTTACGGGTCTGAAGCATGTAAAGGGTTCTATCTTCAATGGTAAATTCCATATCCTGCATATCTCTGTAGTGATCTTCCAGCTTATTGCAGATTCCTACGAACTGCTCATAGGCTTCCGGCATAACTTCCTTTAACTGGTCAATCTTCTGCGGTGTACGGATACCGGCAACTACGTCCTCACCCTGTGCGTTCATTAAGAACTCACCCATAAGGTGCCGTTCACCGGTTGCTGGGTCACGGGTAAATGCAACACCGGTACC is a genomic window of Lacrimispora sphenoides containing:
- a CDS encoding MarR family winged helix-turn-helix transcriptional regulator, which produces MSHISDINSAYQKLNARADTLYEFIILYHNYIYAHHTYENENFNMMEIHTLTYIDDSPGITATELSKIWHKSKSAISQVIKKLVDSGYIEKRYKENNEKSVCLYVTEKGQRLSSVHKAYDVADITQTTSYLIEQCGESDLDAFYRIIEKYNELLKSDLES
- the ppdK gene encoding pyruvate, phosphate dikinase, yielding MARKWVYMFTEGNTSMKNLLGGKGANLAEMTNLGLPVPQGFTITTEACTQYYDDGEKINDEIMDQIMEHITKMEEITGKKFGDKENPLLVSVRSGARASMPGMMDTILNLGLNDEVVEVLAAKSGNPRWAWDCYRRFIQMFSDVVMEVGKKFFEELIDKMKEEKGITEDVDLTAEDLKELARQFKAEYKEKIGADFPADPKVQLMEAIKAVFRSWNNPRANVYRRDNDIPYSWGTAVNVQMMAFGNMGETSGTGVAFTRDPATGERHLMGEFLMNAQGEDVVAGIRTPQKIDQLKEVMPEAYEQFVGICNKLEDHYRDMQDMEFTIEDRTLYMLQTRNGKRTAKAALKIACDLVDEGMITEEKAVKMIDPRNLDTLLHPQFDTDALKKTEPIGKALAASPGAACGKIVFTADEAKAWHERGEKVVLVRLETSPEDIEGMKAAQGILTVRGGMTSHAAVVARGMGTCCVSGCSEIIMDEENKKFVLSGKEYHEGDFLSLDGSTGKIYDGIIPTVDAAIIGEFGRIMAWADKYRRLKVRTNADTPADARKARELGAEGIGLCRTEHMFFEGDRIDAFREMICSDTVGEREAALEKILPVQQDDFEKLYEALEGNPVTIRFLDPPLHEFVPTEEDDIKKLADTQGKTVAQIKSIIDSLHEFNPMMGHRGCRLTVTYPEIAKMQTKAVIRAAINVQKAHSDWNVCPEIMIPLICDEKELKFVKKIVVETADAEIAAAGSSLKYEVGTMIEIPRACLTADDIAKDAEFFCFGTNDLTQMTYGFSRDDAGKFLNAYYDTKIFENDPFAKLDQTGVGKLMETAIKLGKGVRPEMHIGICGEHGGDPSSVEFCHKIGLDYVSCSPFRVPIAKLAAAQAALNN